In Streptomyces sp. NBC_01717, one DNA window encodes the following:
- a CDS encoding zf-HC2 domain-containing protein yields the protein MFTSPQECRTIRELLAGYALDALAPEEAARVRAHLTTCPACRDEHDCLAAVSAHLPMLRDALARDIGRRQQRYVPAPAESCHTSRPQLRRRRPARSILGTPLTVTQLLSRMRASGEPGERAGRSAPGPRATADGAEGRPTPQSLRPVVTPWPAAG from the coding sequence ATGTTCACCTCGCCCCAGGAATGCCGCACCATCCGTGAGCTGCTCGCCGGATACGCACTCGACGCCCTCGCGCCCGAGGAAGCCGCTCGGGTCCGCGCCCACCTGACCACCTGCCCCGCTTGCCGGGACGAGCACGACTGCCTCGCAGCGGTATCCGCACACCTGCCCATGCTCCGCGATGCTCTGGCCCGCGACATCGGGCGCCGGCAGCAGAGGTACGTGCCCGCCCCGGCCGAGAGCTGCCACACCTCACGTCCGCAGCTCCGTCGGCGTCGTCCGGCCCGCTCGATACTGGGCACGCCGCTCACGGTCACCCAGTTGCTGAGCAGGATGCGGGCGTCAGGTGAGCCGGGCGAGCGAGCGGGCAGAAGTGCCCCGGGCCCCCGCGCAACGGCAGACGGGGCGGAGGGGCGGCCGACGCCTCAGTCTCTCCGCCCGGTGGTCACACCGTGGCCGGCCGCCGGCTGA
- a CDS encoding NAD(P)/FAD-dependent oxidoreductase, with protein sequence MAADAFLAWLRREGRIVIVGASLAGLRAAETLRDEGFEGSLTMIGDEPYEPYDRPPLSKSVLLGKASPAHTELPRRRSVEAKWRLGVAATGLDMAAKRVLLADGDEVEYDRLLIATGVRARPWPRQAEAELDGVFVLRTRDDAAGLQRRLMASPRRVFVIGAGFTGSEIASACRARDLPVTVAERADAPLVGALGGVVGAVAAELHRENGVDLRTGVMVTGLEGDSVGRVRAAHLSDGSTVETDVVVVSLGATRNTEWLAGSGLGAGPRGIACDAGCRAFDYRGIVTDDIFVAGDVARSPHPLFGYQFLSLEHWGNAVTQAEVAAHNMISSSTDRRPHMWVPAFWSSQFGVNIKSVGVPSMGEEILIAQGALAERRFTGAYGYQGRVIGAVTFDNSRWLQFYQGLIETAAPFPPAFLTVDRRPEGRQPVPADFPDPSLPTHGPTVTLSGYSPADRRLVFKPARS encoded by the coding sequence ATGGCCGCTGACGCATTTCTGGCGTGGCTCAGGCGCGAGGGCCGGATCGTGATCGTGGGCGCCTCGCTGGCCGGCCTGCGGGCGGCCGAGACGCTCCGCGACGAGGGCTTCGAGGGGTCGCTCACCATGATCGGTGACGAGCCGTACGAGCCGTACGACCGGCCGCCGCTCTCCAAGTCGGTGCTGCTGGGCAAGGCGTCGCCGGCCCATACCGAGCTGCCCCGGCGCCGATCGGTGGAAGCGAAGTGGCGGCTCGGTGTCGCGGCGACCGGGCTGGACATGGCGGCCAAGCGGGTGCTGCTGGCCGACGGCGACGAGGTGGAGTACGACCGGCTGCTCATCGCGACCGGTGTACGGGCCAGGCCGTGGCCGCGCCAGGCGGAGGCCGAGCTGGACGGCGTCTTCGTCCTGCGGACGCGCGACGACGCGGCCGGGCTGCAGCGCCGGCTGATGGCCTCGCCCCGCAGGGTGTTCGTGATCGGGGCCGGTTTCACCGGCTCGGAGATCGCGTCCGCCTGCCGCGCGCGTGATCTCCCGGTCACCGTGGCGGAGCGCGCCGACGCGCCCCTGGTGGGTGCGCTGGGAGGGGTGGTCGGCGCGGTCGCCGCGGAGCTGCATCGCGAGAACGGGGTGGACCTGCGCACCGGCGTCATGGTCACCGGCCTCGAGGGCGACTCGGTGGGGCGGGTGCGCGCCGCTCATCTGTCCGACGGCAGCACCGTCGAGACGGACGTGGTGGTCGTCTCGCTCGGCGCGACCCGCAACACCGAATGGCTGGCCGGATCCGGACTCGGCGCGGGACCCCGCGGGATCGCCTGCGACGCGGGGTGCCGGGCGTTCGACTATCGGGGCATCGTGACCGACGACATCTTCGTCGCCGGTGATGTGGCGCGGTCCCCACATCCGCTCTTCGGCTATCAGTTCCTTTCCCTCGAACACTGGGGCAACGCCGTCACACAGGCCGAGGTGGCGGCGCACAACATGATCAGCTCCAGCACGGACCGCCGCCCGCACATGTGGGTACCGGCCTTCTGGTCGTCCCAGTTCGGGGTGAACATCAAGTCGGTCGGCGTCCCGTCCATGGGCGAGGAGATCCTCATTGCGCAGGGGGCGCTCGCCGAGCGCCGTTTCACCGGTGCGTACGGCTATCAGGGCCGCGTCATCGGTGCGGTCACCTTCGACAATTCACGGTGGCTGCAGTTCTACCAGGGGCTGATCGAGACGGCTGCACCGTTCCCCCCGGCGTTCCTGACCGTGGACCGCCGGCCCGAGGGCAGGCAGCCCGTCCCGGCGGACTTCCCGGACCCCTCGCTGCCCACCCACGGGCCGACCGTCACCCTCAGCGGCTACTCGCCGGCCGACCGACGGCTGGTCTTCAAGCCGGCCCGCTCCTGA
- a CDS encoding ferredoxin, giving the protein MRLVVDLNKCQGYAQCAFLAPDVFAMHGEEALTYNPRADEDQRENVARAVAACPVQAILADALDTPGEMTAMPGEEESHGR; this is encoded by the coding sequence ATGAGGCTTGTCGTCGATCTCAACAAGTGTCAGGGATACGCGCAATGCGCGTTCCTCGCGCCCGATGTCTTCGCCATGCACGGCGAAGAGGCGCTCACCTACAACCCACGGGCCGACGAGGACCAGCGCGAGAACGTGGCGCGCGCCGTCGCGGCGTGCCCCGTCCAGGCCATTCTGGCCGACGCGCTGGACACACCGGGAGAGATGACGGCCATGCCGGGCGAGGAGGAGTCCCATGGCCGCTGA
- a CDS encoding cytochrome P450 — translation MTQAPLLRQITDYANRADPYPLYAELRRTPVFQEEDGGPFVISTYWDIQSLLHDPRISSDASNLTAHGGDEVTGQEEETALPPSFLRLDPPEHDRLRRMANRPFGPPHSPRRVHDMRGELAGIVSDLVAGFGDTDRIDVVDQFSYPFPVTVICRLLGVPREDEARFHSWADTIAAGLDPVPGDDLAERNRVTHEARMQLGMYLAGLVEERRKAPGDDMLSELVTGHGPDGPMTTMEVLSTAVLLLIAGHETTVNLITNGMLTLLRHPEALHRLRDDPRLAVNIVEELLRYEPPVQFVPHRTCIADIEVRGVTIPKGSSIWLVLAAGNRDPERFEDPERFDPDRKDVQHLGFGSGIHSCFGAPLARLEAQFALTELARRLDNPRLVEDPPPYRQNAVLRGPRHLNITFDGLRPR, via the coding sequence ATGACGCAAGCCCCGCTCCTGCGCCAGATCACCGATTACGCCAACCGTGCCGACCCGTATCCGCTGTACGCGGAACTCCGCAGGACCCCGGTGTTCCAGGAAGAGGACGGCGGCCCGTTCGTCATCAGCACGTACTGGGACATCCAGAGCCTGCTCCACGACCCGCGGATCAGCTCCGACGCCTCCAATCTCACCGCCCACGGCGGCGACGAGGTGACCGGGCAGGAGGAGGAGACGGCTCTGCCGCCCAGCTTCCTGCGGCTCGACCCTCCGGAGCACGACCGGTTGCGTCGGATGGCCAACCGTCCGTTCGGCCCGCCGCACAGCCCCAGGCGTGTCCACGACATGCGCGGCGAGCTCGCCGGGATCGTCTCGGACCTGGTCGCCGGCTTCGGGGACACGGACCGGATCGATGTGGTCGACCAGTTCTCGTATCCCTTTCCCGTGACCGTGATCTGCCGGTTGCTCGGAGTGCCGCGGGAGGACGAGGCACGCTTCCACTCGTGGGCCGACACCATCGCCGCCGGCCTGGACCCGGTTCCGGGCGACGACCTCGCCGAGCGGAACCGCGTCACGCACGAGGCCAGGATGCAGCTGGGCATGTATCTGGCCGGGCTGGTCGAGGAGCGCCGCAAGGCACCCGGTGACGACATGCTGTCCGAGCTGGTGACCGGCCATGGACCGGACGGTCCGATGACGACGATGGAGGTGCTCAGCACCGCTGTCCTGCTGCTGATCGCCGGCCATGAGACGACGGTCAACCTGATCACCAACGGGATGCTCACCCTGCTGCGCCACCCGGAGGCACTGCATCGGCTGCGGGACGACCCGCGCCTCGCCGTCAACATTGTCGAGGAACTGCTGCGTTACGAGCCGCCGGTGCAGTTCGTGCCGCATCGCACGTGCATCGCGGACATCGAGGTCCGAGGGGTCACCATTCCGAAGGGCTCGTCGATCTGGCTCGTCCTGGCAGCCGGAAACCGGGACCCGGAGCGCTTCGAGGACCCCGAGCGATTCGACCCGGACCGCAAGGACGTCCAGCACCTCGGCTTCGGCAGCGGCATCCACAGTTGCTTCGGCGCACCGCTCGCGCGGCTGGAGGCGCAGTTCGCCCTGACCGAGCTGGCCCGCAGGCTCGACAACCCTCGCCTGGTGGAGGACCCGCCCCCTTACCGGCAGAACGCGGTCCTGCGTGGCCCCCGCCATCTGAACATCACGTTCGACGGCCTGCGCCCCCGGTAG